A genomic segment from Anaeromyxobacter sp. encodes:
- a CDS encoding DUF1015 domain-containing protein, giving the protein MAILRPFRALRPPAALAARVASPPYDVVNTREARALAAGNPDSFLRVSRPEIDLPEGTDEHADAVYEQGRLNLAELTRRGVLVADAAPRFYVYAQRMGRHRQVGLVACASVDEYDRDLIKKHEKTRADKEEDRVRHIDTLSAHDEPVFLTYRARAEVDAAIAGVMTAAPEYDLVTQDQVAHQLWVVPEAVGAGLEALFRDVPALYVADGHHRSAAASRVHAARRGQPGDHGQFLAVVFPHDQMQILAYNRLVRDPQGRSPAALLEALGEVLDLEPAVAPAPDHPLAFGVLVGGRWWHAHVRPGTFPAEDPVASLDCQLAQDQLLGPIFGIQDPRTSKDVDFVGGIRGHEELERRVATEGWAMALHLFPTRVEQVMSVSDAGSIMPPKSTWFEPKLRSGLFVHPF; this is encoded by the coding sequence ATGGCCATCCTCCGCCCGTTCCGCGCCCTCCGCCCGCCGGCCGCCCTGGCCGCCCGCGTCGCCTCGCCGCCCTACGACGTGGTGAACACCCGCGAGGCCCGGGCCCTCGCCGCCGGCAACCCCGACAGCTTCCTCCGGGTCTCGCGCCCGGAGATCGACCTGCCCGAGGGCACCGACGAGCACGCCGACGCCGTCTACGAGCAGGGGCGGCTCAACCTGGCCGAGCTGACGCGGCGCGGGGTGCTGGTGGCCGACGCCGCGCCGCGCTTCTACGTCTACGCGCAGCGGATGGGGCGCCACCGGCAGGTCGGGCTGGTGGCCTGCGCCTCGGTGGACGAGTACGACCGGGATCTCATCAAGAAGCACGAGAAGACGCGGGCCGACAAGGAGGAGGACCGGGTCCGCCACATCGACACGCTCTCGGCCCACGACGAGCCGGTCTTCCTCACCTACCGGGCCCGGGCCGAGGTGGACGCCGCCATCGCCGGGGTGATGACCGCCGCGCCCGAGTACGACCTGGTCACCCAGGATCAGGTGGCTCACCAGCTGTGGGTGGTGCCGGAGGCGGTGGGGGCCGGGCTCGAGGCGCTCTTCCGCGACGTGCCGGCCCTGTACGTGGCCGACGGCCACCACCGCTCGGCGGCCGCCTCGCGGGTGCACGCCGCCCGGCGGGGCCAGCCGGGCGACCACGGCCAGTTCCTGGCGGTGGTCTTCCCGCACGACCAGATGCAGATCCTGGCCTACAACCGGCTGGTGCGCGACCCGCAGGGGCGCTCGCCGGCGGCGCTGCTGGAGGCGCTCGGCGAGGTGCTGGACCTCGAGCCGGCCGTGGCCCCGGCGCCGGACCACCCGCTGGCCTTCGGCGTCCTGGTGGGCGGCCGGTGGTGGCACGCCCACGTGCGCCCCGGCACCTTCCCGGCCGAGGACCCGGTGGCCTCGCTCGACTGCCAGCTGGCCCAGGACCAGCTGCTGGGGCCGATCTTCGGCATCCAGGATCCCCGCACCTCGAAGGACGTGGACTTCGTGGGCGGCATCCGCGGCCACGAGGAGCTGGAGCGGCGCGTGGCCACCGAGGGCTGGGCCATGGCGCTGCACCTCTTCCCCACGCGGGTGGAGCAGGTGATGAGCGTCTCCGACGCCGGCTCGATCATGCCGCCGAAGAGCACCTGGTTCGAGCCGAAGCTGCGGAGCGGGCTGTTCGTGCATCCGTTCTAG
- a CDS encoding response regulator produces MTPPGPARAVLLVEDVDGVRHAVAELLTLQGHRVEAVATGAEALARAAASVPEVALIDLGLPDLDGLEVARRLRARHGAGPFLVALTGAARESDRRAALEAGFDLHLAKPVDPAALERLVARGRDG; encoded by the coding sequence GTGACGCCGCCCGGGCCAGCGCGCGCGGTCTTGCTGGTGGAGGACGTCGACGGCGTGCGCCACGCCGTGGCGGAGCTGCTGACCCTGCAGGGGCACCGCGTCGAGGCGGTGGCCACGGGCGCCGAGGCGCTGGCGCGGGCCGCCGCGTCGGTCCCTGAGGTGGCCCTCATCGATCTCGGGCTGCCCGACCTCGACGGCCTGGAGGTGGCGCGTCGGCTCCGCGCCCGCCACGGCGCGGGGCCGTTCCTGGTGGCGCTGACCGGGGCCGCCCGCGAGTCCGACCGGCGCGCCGCGCTGGAGGCCGGCTTCGACCTCCACCTGGCCAAGCCGGTGGATCCGGCGGCGCTGGAGCGGCTGGTGGCGCGCGGCCGGGACGGGTGA